Below is a genomic region from Miscanthus floridulus cultivar M001 chromosome 1, ASM1932011v1, whole genome shotgun sequence.
ttcacgcccctctcctttagaattcggatggcggcgagatggtcctgtattttcttcttgtctttatccgagaccccccacttcctccacgattCTGGGACCCCTTCGATGAGGCGCCCGGTGAACGCCGGGAAGGGGGCGGCTACgtcgtccttgacatagaaccaatgtgaatgccaccccttgttggaggtcgacagacgcatcaGCGGATATTCATTTACCCAGTTGTTGCGGAGCTGAATGTcgacgcatcccatcggcacgctcagctcctgcctcttctcccgcttcttaaggagggtgacggcgaagaagtaccgccataggtcgaagtggggactaatccccaggaacccctcacacagggcgacaaaCGCCGCAATGTGTTGGAAtccattgggattaaggtgctgcagctccaccttgtagtaatgcaacaacccccgaaggaacttgtgggcggggtggcgaatcctcgctcatggaagtgagcaaaggacacaacgtagccgtcgggcgaggaCGATGCGTCCTCATCATCGGGCAACCTccactcctcggtggcggtcCGTGTGCAGAGGAGACCatggtggacgaggccctccaggcgctagAGGGTGATATCGGATCTACCCTATGGCTCCATTGAATGATTGGGATGGGTGGATGCGAACTTGACGATGGCTGAGATGTGGATGCAGAGAGCTTGgggattggcggcggaggttgcagatgagaaggcaaggaggcaaagtacaaaACCCTAGGGgtaaaccctttggttttataggggcgacggatgcgaggaaggcaaccgtCTGCCTAAATCTTCATGCCTGCCATGATACGCCACCACATCACGTCGCGGGATATGCGCCCGCAATCCCTATCATTTCCCTCTAAAGACGTGCCGGACGTTTCGCCTTCCCGGGCGGACTAGGACTCTTTACCAGCAGAAGAGATACGGGTCAAAAAGCGTTCCTCCGGCCCacctgggcctaggagttcgagggctaGCCCATCAATGGTTTCGATGATCGTCCCAAGGCAGCCTTATGATGAAGCATGGGCCCACGAGCGGCCAAAACCCAGGCACACGAGTGCCACAAGTATCTCAACCCACGATTGAGTCTCAGACAGGCTGACTCTTGCCAGATCCCCGCAAACGGGATACCGGGACTCCAATCGAACTATCCAGttatcaaaacaccaaatctcacagccatacccgcgaagggtccgaattacccccgggcgattctatccgaattacccgggggctacacccgtgagcgcaccctctagcgaatcgaaataccccccaggcaattctatccgaatcacccaggcgtatgggggctacacccgtcgggtgcgctcgtgcgcaccctctggcaagtcaaatcaccccgggcgattctatccgaatcacccggggctaCTGTCGGCgaccaaatactggggtacccaaagaggaggagctaataatcaTCAAACGTTGATACTTTTgaacagacaagaacgcaactacacttcttgcccaatgatcgaaggttggctccgcctcgcccgacctctgagagctggctccgcctcgctcgacccccgagggctggactccgcctcgcccgacgtatgggggcagactccgcctcgcccaatggctgagggctggctccgcctcgcccgacgtctaggggcagactccgccttgcccgatgtctgagggctggactccaccttgcccaacgaccgagggctggctccgcctcacccgacgtctaggggcaggctgcacctcgcccgatgtccgagggctggctctgcctcgcccgatgtccgagggctggctccgcctcgcccgacgtctgggggcaggatccgcctcgcccgacgttcaggggtagactccgcctcgcccgacgtccaggggcagactctgcctcgctcgacccctcagggcagactccacctcgcccgacgtctgggggcagactccgcctcgcccgacgtctaagggcagaccccgcctcgcccgacgtccggggacaaactccgcctcgcccgacgtctatgcgctactccttcataactacgtgtGCAGATAAggtggggcactcaagtcaaccgcaataccgaggaccataccctgcacgtctGTAgaaaagtaccgtcaggatatgataagacgggcgctttaagcccttccaggcatgtcagagcccaaacaacGTTGTGGGTGTCGACAATTGTCttatagtattatgggcgccggcatttgccctcggacacgaATCTCGATGGGTGTATATGACAACCTCTacggtccaggaggaaactcatgtcatctacagtaacaAACGTGGGGCCTCTAAgccgtctgctccccgtagggtcgcgATTCGGCACCCTGGTGCGTCGCGCCGCCCGCCGGGGCAGGATGGaacatgaccacttgctgaacgaagtCAGAGCACggtcctatcaggatcagcggacatgctatccctggcactgTCTACCGTGTCAGGGGGACTCGCTTAGAGGAAAAGGAGGACCCAACATTGTTGAAGGATCtccttggcctctggtttttctttcCTCTCACATTTGTAAATTCCTGCTTtcccttagtctataaaaggaGAAGGCAGGGCACCCAACTAAGGGGACGGATCGATTCCACACACCACGCAACACataacacacggctgagcagcaaccaagctctcagcgtcctttgaacctttccatcagagacttgggacctgtctctctctcgctcgtttgtaccccctactatgaatctTTTAGTGcttggctccgttcggcttactgaatcttgactgaaaaacactgttctgactgaaatattgtgagagaaaaacactgttccggttgaaaaaagaagccgaacaagccggatatggggtaagccgaacggagccaataacacgagcaatagccgcaaactggacgtagggacgttcagcccgaaccagtataaaccttgtgtcttttagcataccatccgggcccaacgcgcaataaatacaaatttactagttggtgtttactcgaaacaccgacagttggatATTTCTGTTGAGGATGCATCATTCTCTGGGGCAGAGAACTCAGGGATAGGAATGGTATTTCGTTGGAAATTCGACATGAAGGATCCAATTGCTTGATAATTACACTGGCGGCCTGGTATTAGGTTGGCAATGGCAAACACAGTTTTTTCGAttattcttttcatttggagTGCAAGGTGTAAACTTATGACATGATTGCAATTATTATTGTTGTCCCAGGTCAAAGGTGGGATACCAGGATTGCAGCTCTGGCTAATCAACTACATCAGCACAACATTTTGATGCAAAGGGATATTACCCTGACACAGGATGGATCATAAAGGATGCTGCATATAGCATAATCTGTTACAGAGTACCACTACATAGAGCAGCGATGCATGCAGATCTACCATTTACACAATTGCACGCGGTGAGAAACTAGGATTACAGCTGCTGAAATGGGATTTGAGGATCCGCACTAGAGCTACAAAAGACTGACGATCAGCAGCTAAAAGGAACATGGGTCAGTAGCAGAACCTAGCAAAAGGGTGGTGGCTTCTCTGAGCTGAGCCTAAGCGTGATGAGCTGTAGCAGAAGCACCCTGCACCTGCAGCACCTTGTCAACCTTGGCAAGAAGACGTTGCATTTCTCCCACAAGACTGAGACTGTCCACGGCTGTCTTTGCATTTGCTTCTTGAGGTGCCGCTGTGGCTTTAGACGACAAGGACAAGATCATCTTCCCAAGATTGTTCCTAATATCTGTGAGAGGGAGCTTTGGAAGAGGCAGAGGAGGCGTGTTGAGCGTGATGGAAGGGAGGTCCTGGAGGCTTGCTACTGCAAATGGAGGTCCAAATGCAGCGCCAAGAGTTGCGGCGCAGCTCAAGGCAGTCGCTGCTTGAACCCTGGTGGCGAACGCCACTTGCGCGGTGTGCTTGTCTTGGCTGATGGTGGTCTCGGAGTCGATCACAGAGCCAAACCTGCTGAATGTGGAGAGGAGGTCCTCCCTGGAGGGCAGGGGAGTTCCCTCTGGGAAGTCCAGCACAAGTGCCACGGGATTCCCGACATAGCTGTGCTGCCCAGCTGTCTTCATCGTCCTTTTCTTgttcatcttcctcttcttctcattGTTAGTGTTAATGGGGGGCGTTGCTGTTGTTACCACAGGAGGATTGGGATGCCCATgcgatgcagcagcagcagcagcaaaaccagCCGATTGGGAAGCCCCATGAGTAGCTATAGCATGTTCAGGCACTGCAGCATTCTCCATGGTGCCATCATCCTTTTGTTGCTTGGCATTGGCAcctgcagcagcaacaacagcagGAGGATGGGGATTCTTGGGGTTGGGGTTCTTCTCACTGTTAATGGGGGGTATTGCTGTAGTTACCACAGGAGGATTGGGATGCCCATgcgttgcagcagcagcagcagcagcaaaatcAGCCGATTGGGAAGCTCCATGAGTAGCAATAGCATGTTCAGGCACTGCAGGTGCAGCATTCTCCATGATGCCATCCTTTTGTTGCTTGGCATTGGCAcctgcagcagcaacagcaacagcagcaggagGATGGGGATTCTTGGGGTTGgggttcttcttcttcatcttggcCAAGGATCCATCTTCAAGGCCTGCATTGAGGTTGAGCATCTTGCGGCCAACACCAGCAGCTGATGGAGGCTTGTCGCCACCATCGGCTTGtgagccgccgccggcggcggcagcaTGGGAATCGTCGACGAAGATGCTGTTCCTGTTCCTGCTATACATGGCCAGAAAACGGGCCGCTGCATCCATCCCCTCCCCCTGCCCAAGCGCGGCGGCTCGGAGAGCAGAGAGCACCTCCGAGGCGGAGACATGGggcggcccctcctcctcctcctcctcctcctcctcctctcgctGCTTCCGGCTGCCGGCGGCCTTCTTTTCTTGGACACCTGTGTCGGTGTAGGGAGGGGAGAGGTACCTGCTTCTCTTGCGCTCTCTCTTGGTGACGGCCAGGGCTGCCTCGTTGACGTCCACGGCGGGATGGGTCAGCTGGCTCTGGCAGCCCCCGCTCCCCTCCATCTCCATGGAAACGGGCGGCAGCCGGAGCGGCGAccggccgacggcggcggcgaaggGACGGGACTGAAGGTTGGCAGAGTGGAGAGTCAGCTCACTGGAGTGGAGTGCGGGACCCGCCACTCCTtcctgttcgctggttagtttcgGTTCGGACTTATTAGTcgtggtttaatatttttctctcacgcagCATTAGCCGGTCGCCAGAAACCGATCAGCACCGGTTTTGTCCTCTCCTCCCTGTTGTGTTCCTTCCACGTGTACAACTTGCTGGCTTAGCTGTGGGCGTGCCAATGACACTCTCCGCCCAGGTGTTGTCAGACTCAGATAGTTTTACGGTGCTGTTTTAAGACAAAACTGGGATGAAACGTCAGGTCTTGACGCAAAGTATAGTTAGTAATCGTGTCAAGAGAGTTTTATCTAGACGAAACTaatttcttctttcttttcttaaaTACACTATCATATTATCAAAACTGGCTACGTGGAAACATAtttaatgcaaatgaaactcaAATAAAACTCTCGAGACTGGCCTTAGGGCATTCCCACCTCGCGGCTCACCTCAATGTAAATATACGGTACCACTTGTGTCTAAATTAGGGCATTCCCAACTGGGTGACCACCTCGCGGCTCACCTCAATGTAAATCTACGGTACCACTTATGTCTAAATTAtgtcattttgatttttttaaatatatagtttttattataCATCTAAATTTacgatatatctagatatataataaattaGAAGCAGGAAGTACATGGGAGAGAGAGTGCCGAAAGTAACTCGCTAGTGAGCCAACGGTCGCTGGGCTCGTGCCCTTCTCAAGAAACTTTCAATTTGCTCTCTCTTGTTTTTTTGCGTACACCCTTAGATGTTACCATTTTTTTTGTTGCTTTTCATTCTTTCTCAGAGCCACTTCAGCTAGCGATTTCTAGTACTCCTGGGATGCCCTTAAGGCCTGTTTGTACAATCTCGTGAGGAGATGCAAACCTTGCCACATGAATGAAGACACTAAATTAGCAAAAATAGCTCTGATGTCTGGTAGATTTGAGAACGGGAGAGTGAGTGAGAGAGGAAATTATTTGTTTAACGTTGACACCAGGTGCAAAAGTAGAAAACTAGTAGTTCCAAAAGATTCCTCACTAGCACCTCACTTTGttacattttttttatttctctctctctccttacACCAAAGCAACTCTAGCAGTAGACGTCAAAACAAGGTCCTTACTTTTTATTTGAGGGTTTTCTCTTTCTCCACTTTTGAGGGCCCTATTTTCTGGGCTGCACTCTAGCAGTGGTCCTCAAGTTCGTTCCAACAGAGAATGACACCTAGGACCCACTTGTCAATGACTTCCTCGGCTAGAGCACTAGGATTCGAGGGAGGAAGAGCACTGGTCGCATGCCTCATTGAGAGAGGTTCTCGGGAGAGGGAAAGGAACTTCATCGGGAGAGAGAAGGGAACCGAGAATcagaggagggggaggcggcCACTGGAGTCGGGAGAGGGAAGTAAAGTGGCAATTGGAGGAGGAAGCCGACCTCCAGAGACAGGGAAGTAGTGGGGAGCTGCAACGGGCGAGGCTTGGCCGCGACCTCGCTAAGAGGAGCCGAACGCGACATTGTCGAAAGGAGTTGGGGGCCCGGGGTAGATCTCGTCCATCTCAACGCCCCAGAGCGGAACTGGGGACGAGATCCGGGTGAAGGACCAGGTGGCAGGCGGCAGCATGTTGCGCTCCGGCGAGCGATTCCGAACGGGGCAGGAAGATGAACCGTCAAAACAGAAAAGTAGGGGCTCCCTCTAGACCTCCAAAAAATGAGGACTTGAGGGGGAGATTTGAGGGTCTCCTACTTTTGAGGGCCAGAGTAGGGACCCTGCAGAAGTGATTTCCCCCCTCTTGGCTCTTAAATGTAGGATAGAGGTCTGAGTAGAGTCCTACTGGAGTGTTAGAGTAACTCTAAGAGACTCCCTGTATCATTCCTAATTaccaggaatagagattttgatcgAAAAAACCCTCCAACTTCTCTATTTGGTTATCCAAATATAACCGTCTTCTATTCTAGATTTCTCGTTAGCCAAAAACAGAAAgcgagaatgactctctagagtgcaAACAAGGATCGAAAAACTATTGAagaatgaaaagatatagaaaaacaAATTTTATGTGAATGattctccaaatgatgatttatagAGTGAGTTTTACAAAAACTATTGGAGATTCTCTATCTCTTAGCATGTGGTAGCAGGTACATTGGTGTTGCTCCTTTTTTTTGGGCGGGGGGGATACATTGGAGCTGCTCTATGAGCAGCTCTATACCCATACCCAACTTCTTGACTCCGCCAAACGTACTAAATAGGAGGATGAGCAACAGCCGCCCAAAAATCACGCTGGGGAGAGCTAATTGTGTGTCTACTCTATTGCTCAAAACACTCATCATCACCAGATCATACACAAAGGTGATCAACTGGTGAAAAATAAAGCACGTCTTGTATTGTGGGGGAGCATTTAATTTAATTAATTGTTATACGAGTACGTACTACATACACATCCGATCCATTATTTTCTTGTCTTAATTTCCCGTGCACATGGCGGAGGGCATGCGTGCGTGATCACCTTAGCTAGCTTCTTGTTGATCTGATATGGGTGTGAGGTGAATGGGGCATCCGCTCTTGAGCCTGGGAAACATTGCCCACTTCTCAAGGCTTGGGTCCTCGTCGGCCATCTCCCATCTGCAATCATAAGAGAATATACCAATCAGTTTGTTGTGTATTCGTTCAATTCAATGTTGGTGCTGCTGCCTGCTGTGTGCTAAATACTATTCTACTCCTGAGTACGTTGGAACCTCCTTAATTACGTACCTCCAATTTGTAACAAGGTGGTGCAGAAAAATGAGCATCATGATTTTGGCGAGGTTCATCCCCAGGCAGGTTCTGCCGCCTGCTCCGAACACCAGGAAGCTGTACGGAGCCTGCCGCTTCGTATATGTATCCTCCCCCTGTTCAAGTTCAACCCACCCATACATATATGCGTGCTAGGTAATCAAATTGTTTCATCATATATAATGCATATGGTATTAGGTGTTGAACGAAAAACTAATTAACTAACTTACCTTGAATCTTGAAGGATCAAACATGGTGGGGTTGTCGTAAAGCGTTGCATCATAGTGTAGTGCCCTCGCATCAATGTTCACAATCCACCCCTTGTTGATGTGAAACCCTGTATGTAGTGCTTGTGTTGTTTGTCAATACACACACATCtcataaatttcagaaaatgaaaaTGAATGAAATGAGCAGGTCGTAGATAAAAATGGAAGAGTGGATTGATGGATACCTGCAACCTGGCAGTCCTCGAGTGCTACCCTTGGAAACCAGGAAACTATGCTCGCCATCCTCAATGATTCTTTAACCGTCTACGATAgatgatatgatgcatatgcaTGCAGCAAGAATATATCCAAATTACATATATACTCTGTATATTATATTATCAGATTTACAAATAATAATTGTGGATGTTGAGGCTATCTGGAGTGGAGACCGACCATGTATGCAAGCTCCATGCTGTTGAGATGTTGGAGCGTCAGGGGGGCATCCGCATCCCCGTCCCCATTCCCATCGGCCTTGTGCTTCAGTGCCAGCTCCAGCTGAACCGACTGCATGCATAATAGTACATACTGTGCTTCAGTTTGCATCAACAACAAGAAAATGGAGCTACTAGCATATATACTGCCTGCCATATTATATAAGAACAGATTCAGATTCGACattcatttcatttcatttggaCTGACTGACCAACCCACCGTACCCTTAAGGTTTCTTGAAAGTCTTTGTTGTCAGCCAGGTACTTGACCATCCATGTAATTGCGCTTGCTGTCGTAACCTGGCCTGTTATTTTTTATAATATAGTAATTAATAAGAACATGCACATGCAAACTGTTATTTAACAAACACGGAGTACTAGTATGCATGTAAGCCATACCGGCAATGATGAGCGTCAAGATGTTGTCGACAATCTGGTCGTCAGTGAGGAAGAGGTCCTCGTTCGATGGTGACTGTTGTCGCAGTtgcaggagctgctgctgctggctcctcctcctgagaagaagaaggctctgCAGAAAGTCGTTGTCGTGCTTGctgtgatgatgatggtgatcgtcgtcgtcgtcctcctcctcctccatgtcgTCCATGATCCGTCTCTGCCTGGAGGCTATCTCTTGCCTCAGCACCTCCATGATCCTTTTCCTCGCCCGGAGGCCCGCGTGGAACCTGGTGCCCGGCAGCCTGAGCGGGAACGCCAGCATGGCCCGCGTCACGGCCAGCACGTCGCTCTGCAGCTGCCTCTTGACGTCGCTCTGCAGCGTCGTCCTCCCGATGAGCATGTCGCAGATGGCCTCGAAAGTTATGTCGAGCGCGGCGTCGAGCACGACGACGGTACTGGTCGTCGTCGTCCAGTCGCGCTTGATGAGCCTCCGCGTGAGGGCGTCGAAGTTGGCGGCCAGGGACGCCGTGGCCTGCGCGTTGAAGAGGGGCGCGACGGCGCGGCGCAGTGCGCGGTGCGCGGCGTGGGAGGCGCACAGCAGGCTGTGCTCGCCGAGGAGGTCCGCGACGGTGCGCACGTAGCGCTTGGAGAAGCCGGCGGCGTGGTCGGCGGCCAGGAGCGACCTGGCGGCGTCGGGCGAGGAGACGAAGACGTGGGTGGCGCCGAAGAGCGCGGTGCGGAAGCAGGGGGGACCGTACCTGCGGTGGCGCGCCTCCACGAAGTGGTAGAAGCCCCTGCCGCTGCTGTTGGCGGACACGAAGGCCAGCGTCTCCACGACGGACCACCACCACCCCCGTCCCGGTGGTGCATCTGCATTATTCTCGTTGTAGTCCCGACGATCATGAtcattcttcctcctcctccctttgAATCTGATGAGTTGTCTGATTAgcctattattattattattattacaggTGGTGATGATCACGATGCAGTAGATGGCTgctaagaagaagaggaggaggaggcaggagaCGCCGaggaagctgctgctgctgtggctttGGCAGGCTGGTGCTTGGAGTTGGCGGTGCATCATGCCGTCCATGGATCCGATCCAAGGCTTTGCCATGCCCATGCGGTGGAATTCACGACTCACTCCACCGTGACTCCGAAGTCCAGATTACTTGTACTCCTTCCTTCCTTGCTATAGTACTACGTTCCTGGCCGGCCGGCTGGCCTAGCCACCGTTGAATGCTCAGTGCTCTGCTCAGGTCATCACTCATCATGGTCAACTATTGCTGCTGAATGAATGATGAAGATGGTGTACCatactcctgctcctgctcctgcctgCCCACCACTAGTAGTGTAAAGAGGAGGAGTGTAGCGTAGAGGGTCGGTCGCATTCGCAATCACTCTGTCCCATTAATTAATTCTCCCACTGCAAGTCCAGTCCTAGCACAACCGGAAGCCAGAGCAGGGAAGCTCAGACACACACAGCTCCGAGCACGAGCAGCAGTAGAATAGATGCTGGattgctggtgcctggtggtggAGGATCCATATCCATATATCCACTGTCCCAGGCTCCCAGCTCTCTCTGTCAAGCAAAACAAGATGGATGCTTTTCGTCAATCGTCAGTTCGTCCCAACCACAACCATGATTGTTCACGCATGCGCATCTGTCGTCATTCCACCTCCGATCCATCTGTCCTGTCCACACGCATAGCATATTAAGCTGAGTGTTAATCTGCGCAGATCACAAGTACTCCACTGCTACAACAGGGGCGACTTCTGTGTTCTGCAGAATATCTGCTCAACACGAGAGGAGGCTGGATTCTATTTGTTCATCGGTGGGTCGCAACCTAAGGGTGTTTAATTACCATTACCAttaccatcaccatcaccatcaccaatcCTGCACGAGAAAGCAGGATATATAGCCACACCCTACCGCCTCAGCACTGGCTTGCAAAGCACTACTGTCACAAACTTGGCCTTGAACCGGTGCGTGATCCCCAGAGCAACCACGGATCTTGTGTTCCCTTTCTCGATGTAAAGGTGGTTCAGAACCACAGTCTGAGGTTGAGGCAGCGGGCTTGATTCGTCTTGGCTTGGTGGGAAGCTCAGCAGCCAGCGTATGCTGCAGATGAGGTGGCACCAGTGGGGGCTCCCGCCCTTCATCTTCATTTCCAGGAATAGGGTTGCTGTAGCTAGAAATCGGGTGAAGGTGGgacttcaaatccaacaacgtgGACCCCTTCCTGAATCATGGTTAGCCAGGAAAAATTGGGTACCTATATATGCGGTTATATTCTGAGAGATAATTCTTACATGGCCCATCCATGCCTTGTTGGTCCATATTCCAACAGCCTGTTGCCTGTCCTGGAGAGATAATACAACATGTTCATGTTAGTAAAGATTTTTAAAGAAAAAGGCAATCTGGACAATGCACATTGCACAATAAAATTTAAGAGCTAACTTAAcattgcccgtgcgttgcaacgggaacaaAATAACCACAACAATTTTAGTTTAAACGTGTGTTGTATTACTACCTCTGTTTCAGCTTATATTGTTTATGCTTGTACTCCATAGCTTGACATGACACAATCTATTATATTATATTGTTTAGCTGCTTATAAACTTTTGATAATTGGATATATAGTACATTTGATATAAATCTAATCGTATCAAGTTTGTATTACAATTGATAGTTAAAAAATATTTGAAGTTATTGATCAAAGATGTTAATATTTGAATGTTGTGTGCCTTATAAAACAATATGGAGGGAACATTACTAAAAAGTGATATTTTGAGTGTGATGCTCACAACATTTTGTTTTGCAGCCATAGTCACTATTACACGAGTCTTCACAAAGTTTAAACAATTAGCACATAATTGAAgttttgatgtatattgtaagGACCTAGTTATGCTATAACAGTCGTTTTATACTACAACAACCGTGCGTTTGCATACAACTATCCATTAAGGATCTTGGTCAATCTACCTGCCTCGTCATCGCTCTATTGACGCCTTCTCCCTCCTATCTTTATTACAGTAACATCTTCCGCAGTCATGCCCTCACTTAGGATCTACCCATAAACAATGCTCGGCCATTGCACTTTGTTGCAAGATCTTAA
It encodes:
- the LOC136482211 gene encoding abscisic acid 8'-hydroxylase 4-like, which encodes MGMAKPWIGSMDGMMHRQLQAPACQSHSSSSFLGVSCLLLLFFLAAIYCIVIITTCNNNNNNRLIRQLIRFKGRRRKNDHDRRDYNENNADAPPGRGWWWSVVETLAFVSANSSGRGFYHFVEARHRRYGPPCFRTALFGATHVFVSSPDAARSLLAADHAAGFSKRYVRTVADLLGEHSLLCASHAAHRALRRAVAPLFNAQATASLAANFDALTRRLIKRDWTTTTSTVVVLDAALDITFEAICDMLIGRTTLQSDVKRQLQSDVLAVTRAMLAFPLRLPGTRFHAGLRARKRIMEVLRQEIASRQRRIMDDMEEEEDDDDDHHHHHSKHDNDFLQSLLLLRRRSQQQQLLQLRQQSPSNEDLFLTDDQIVDNILTLIIAGQVTTASAITWMVKYLADNKDFQETLRSVQLELALKHKADGNGDGDADAPLTLQHLNSMELAYMTVKESLRMASIVSWFPRVALEDCQVAGFHINKGWIVNIDARALHYDATLYDNPTMFDPSRFKGEDTYTKRQAPYSFLVFGAGGRTCLGMNLAKIMMLIFLHHLVTNWRWEMADEDPSLEKWAMFPRLKSGCPIHLTPISDQQEAS
- the LOC136482201 gene encoding uncharacterized protein; amino-acid sequence: MEMEGSGGCQSQLTHPAVDVNEAALAVTKRERKRSRYLSPPYTDTGVQEKKAAGSRKQREEEEEEEEEEGPPHVSASEVLSALRAAALGQGEGMDAAARFLAMYSRNRNSIFVDDSHAAAAGGGSQADGGDKPPSAAGVGRKMLNLNAGLEDGSLAKMKKKNPNPKNPHPPAAVAVAAAGANAKQQKDGIMENAAPAVPEHAIATHGASQSADFAAAAAAATHGHPNPPVVTTAIPPINSEKNPNPKNPHPPAVVAAAGANAKQQKDDGTMENAAVPEHAIATHGASQSAGFAAAAAASHGHPNPPVVTTATPPINTNNEKKRKMNKKRTMKTAGQHSYVGNPVALVLDFPEGTPLPSREDLLSTFSRFGSVIDSETTISQDKHTAQVAFATRVQAATALSCAATLGAAFGPPFAVASLQDLPSITLNTPPLPLPKLPLTDIRNNLGKMILSLSSKATAAPQEANAKTAVDSLSLVGEMQRLLAKVDKVLQVQGASATAHHA